A segment of the Cricetulus griseus strain 17A/GY chromosome 6, alternate assembly CriGri-PICRH-1.0, whole genome shotgun sequence genome:
gtttttaagtctgaTTTCTAAATAATACAATTCCCAGCAGGAAATAAAGTACAACCTCAAAAGAAGCAAAGTACAAAACACCAAAACTGTATTtgttgggtgctggagagatgggccagCAGTCAAGAGCCATTCATAGCCAtccttaactctagttccagggatccagtgccttctggcctctgttcctATGGGAacttggtacacatacatacatgtagcgaagacactcatacacattaaataacataaatctgaaaaaaaagtctttgtgGTCGCACTATCCCATGAGCCCCATTTGGTAGTAGAAGCTTTTATAGTATCTGAAGGTAGTGGGTAGGAAATCTCCCTTTATAAGTATCCATTCCCAGCTTCTAGAAAGTGGGCCTTCAAAGATTCTCAGGATGCTGGATTgaacaaatacacagacactggaacatattaaatattttattcacattGTTTATAAACTATATCCACCTGGAAAACACATGAATccaaaaatagattattttacagtaattcacatttttcttaaaacaagTTGCTTTTGAGGCTAAACTCTAAACATAGAGGTCTTCAGCCTGCATTGCTATTCAGTGCCTCATCACTTGACATTCCCAACTCTGGAGAAGTTCAGGTTCAGGGGCAGTCCACCTTAAGGGTCATTAACACCTTGCTTGCCAATGGAGATGTCAGTGCAGACTTTAACCCATGAACGTTTATTGATGtaaattctttgtatttatttttgtcaagagaatctagctgggtggtggtggcacatgcctttaatcccagcactcgggaggcagaggcaggcagatctctgagttcgaagccagcctggtctacaaagctacacagagaaaccctgtcttgaaaaacaaaataaagtaatattccacaagagAAGCTGTTGTAGAGTTTGAGTACTCATtaggtaagaaaagaaaagggactgGTGATGTGTTTAGTTGTTGTGGAATGTTTGGACATTCTTTGCTCTAATACGGGTTTAACGTCATAGCCCCAGAGGCAATCAATGAATTCTGATTTGATCATGTTGACAGTTTGAATCACAGAAACAGCAGTGATTTGGAAATTAATACACATGTCTGTTGACTAGGTTTCTGTAGAAATGACACTAGCCACCAGTGAGGAGAAAGGGGGCAGTGATCTCAGTAGCAATTCCCAACGTGACTAATTACAAGCATGCAAGTTCAGAAGGATTGGCTGTGGATCAAGTGGCTGTGGCTAAGTGGTCAAAAAAGATGATCTGGTTAagaaacttattattagtttAGGCTACATCCAATTGGGTCCCAGCTTAGTGGTttagcattttttatttgaaatctaaAATAAGCATATCTTACATCTCACCTTCCCCTAAAAACTAGTCCCAGGTGAGCTGCCTCAGTTGACCACTTAGAACCTCTGGAATGGGAGGATTGTGTGTCCTTAATGGTGCAATGGGGCCCTTTTGTGAAACAGCACCCATAACACTGACTACCTTGGCTCCAAATACTTCATTAGGGAAATAATGTTTCATCAAGTTGCCACAGAAGACCATCCCTTCTTCCCCCTTGGGATGAAGACGACTGCTTAAGGGTTTCTGCCATCACCCCAATAGACAACAACTGAATCCAAAGTAAGATGAGACGTGCAGAAATTTTATCATTGTGTTTGTAGGTtttgaagaggaggagggggaggaagaggaagaagacttTCAAATGTCTATTTTGATCTGATTGTTTCAAACAACAGAAATCCATCAAAAGAGCTTGGTGTTGGCGTAGATCATAGTTTGTCTTCCTGCCACCCGTGTGCATTTTTTCCAAATTTGTACACTAACCTCCGGTCAACCCGCTCCAAAATTCCTGTTTTATAGTAGTATCTGTGAAAACAAGCAGAAGAGAGGAATCCAGGGAAGGTTTGCACCCCAAGAAAACAACAGCGCATAAAAATTCCTTGCTCCTCTCGGGTGACAAGGCTTTACCTACCCTGGTATTTCCACACCCTGTTATTAACTTACACTTAAACCCTTCCCAGACACCATGAAGACTGAACCTCACCAGGGTCAGCTTAGCCTGTGTTTGTGTGCTCCACGGCTAGGGCTCAGGGTGATCgaaccccctccccacccccatcaccaGGAACGTTGCCAAAACTGAAGAGGATTGTGGGTCACTTTACAAGCCATAATCCCACCTGAAACTAAGAAGAGGTTTAGCTCATGACCCTTTCATATAAagtaggtggggggagggggctgtgaAAACAGGGTAATTTTCTCTGGCTGGCTATTTTATGTAACTCGTCTCTGCAGGCTCATAGTGTCTGATGCTATTCACTTACCTCAGGGCCCTGCTCAACTTTTCATATGTCATCCTGTCgtttttcttcctttgtcccCACATCTTGGCCAGGGCTTCTGATTTAACCACTCGGAAAATGCCCTGTTCCCTGTCTTCCCATTCCAGGATGCCACAGTTTTCTTCAGGAGACAGAAGTAAATCTCTGACAAATTCCCACAGGTGAGAGCTTTGGAGGCCTTTGGGAAGGAAACAGAATAGTCAGCCTCCTGTCTTTTTAAactggctttttttctttatttttaaagagagattgTGGTTCCTAGTAACATCATAAGTCATACCCATAAAATTTTACCAACATGACTGTCCAATCTCGAGCTGAACAAGGAAAACACCAATTGACATGCCAGACTGGACAGGGAAAAGCTCATGAGGCCTCAGTCCTATACAAACATGCAACTGAGGAATGCTAGGAGTGGGAGAGGTGAccctcctcagggaagagcacaccaactggttgttCAGTGCCAAATAGTCAGTCCTGGAAACACATATACTAGTAACGTTATACAGattgaacaggttatatttgggagtgtgtgtgtgtgtgtgtgtgtgtgtgtgtgtgtgtgtgtgtgcatgcaataacaattagggAAAAAAGAGGATttgaaggggagtggggaggagtatatgggagaatttggagggaggaaagggaagggaagggagaaatgatgcaattatattctcaaacaattaaaaaaatatgagagATGTTaaagatgacctgaacaagagggagctcttgacccccagaatgatcactgggaaactagcatgggactgatccagaccccatgaatgtgggtgtcagtgaggagacctcgaaaatctatggggccttttgtagtagatcagtacttatccctagcataggaatagactttgagagcccatttcacatagagggatattccctcagcctagacacatgggggagggccttggccctatctcaaaggatatgacagactctgaagaccccccatggaaggtctcactctccctggggagcagaaatggtgttggataggtagggtgttagtggggggcaggggaggaggggagggagagggaatggggattgagatgtaaaacaatcttgtttctaatttaaataaaaaaatatgagaGATGTTAAAAGAAAAGCATGtgtgagggagggaagagagatagagatagatagatagatagatagatagatagatagatataactTCTCATTAACCTGTGAGAACTGTTGCTGGGCTGGACAATACTCACTATGAGTGAGCTGCTTGGGGTGTTACCAAGCTTGAAAATGTCTGTTTCCTGATAAATGATAAGCAAAATCCCACACAGAGAATCTCGATTTACCCAAAGAGCGCTATGGCTCCTCATGAGCTCACTCCTTTCTAAGGAACATTAAgatgggagacctgctctttcctaaacagaaatggagaagtggatTGTGGGGGTGGAAACAGAGGGAAACTGGGGGAAGAGACTGAGAAGAGAGGAGTGAGGGGAAACTTCatcaagatgtaaaataaatttacttattaaaaaaaaaaaggtctggtaCCCACAGCCATTCTGCAGTTTCCTTTATCACAAGGAAGTTGCATTCCTCTGGTGCCTTTAGGACACGGGTAAGACAGATCTGGGCTATGACTGCCTGAGTTTGGTCTGGAATTTGCCTCTTCCTGGCTCTGGAAATGCAGTCTCTTTAGTTACTGTCATTGTCAAAGGGGTAATAAGGTACCCATGCCATACTGTGGGCTTGAGGATTTAGTGGTTTAATGCATGGCAAGTGGCTAGATGCAGGGTGACTGCTTGCACATAATGAAAGTGGAGCTTGATCCTGCCCTGAGCAgatctcagtgctgggaaaggCTCATGAACTGGCCAATTCCCCCCACATTGCCTTTATTCTCTTCCTCTGAGTACTTCAGTGAGAAGGTCACACAGTGGACCAGGTAAAAGAAAACTTCCCTTCACTAATAGAACCCAGTCAGAACATTTCTTCAGTTCCTAAAATCCAATGTCTATGATAAGTTTGATCCCATGTATGAAAGCAATCATTGGTTTCTCCCTCACTCAATCATTGGTTTCTTCCCCGCTGGTCCCACTCAAATACTTAATTCCAAAGATGAACTGCCTCAAGGGAGAAAATGTCTCTGCTCTTACTTGTTCGACTGTGACAGTCTTGACTCTTGATGCCACTTGTTTTCAAGCAACTGGAATCAGCATCTGAAACAGAAGGACCCATGGCAGTGGAGGAGCCTCAAACCGCACCCCAAAGAGCAGAAGTTAACTGCCAGCCTTGTGGTAGGAGACACTTTAGGTGGTTAGTAGATGGAGGGATGGGGGTGTGCTTGATCCTGGGACCTGCTGTAAATGTATGTTGGGCTCCTGCTGGAATACAAGAGAGAACATACAGATGCCGCCGTCCCTGCTCATGTGACCAGGTGAACCCCAGGTAAAACAGACAAATCACCTGTTGTTTTAAATGTGATCATGACGCTTGGGTGACAGTTTGGGATTTTATACTAAAGTGAAAGCAGAGATATCTGCAACTGGACCCCActgcagccttttttttttttttttttttttttgagacagtctttcataACTCACACTGGTTTTAAACTCACTTACTCTGGATGATCCTGAGCTCttggccctcctgcctctgcctcttgaatgagtgctgggaatgcagaCATATCGTGCCATTTCCAATCTATGccatgctggggatggaaaccGAGGCTTCATGCCTGCTCCACAAACTACTTAGCTGGGCTACATCCCTAACTGATAGACCCGCACTTTAGGAAGGCCCCTCTTGTGACTGTGTGGAGAGCAGATTGAAAGGGacacaataaaaacagagagaTTAGAATTCACGAAGGGAGCAAGAGGTTAACTCAATATTGAATTGAATTATGTACTATCGTGCTGTAATTGATAATCTGAGATACCCACACATGCGTTGTCTCAAAGTTTGTGAATTCTTTAAAGAACATCGGAACAGACCTACCTCCTAGTGCCTTAAAGCTCAGTCTACTCCCCCAGCTCTGTGCTCACTTGGCTTCCACTACTCAGGCTTTTTCTCACTGTGCAGCGCAGTCCCCTTAGGGTAGTTACAGTTACTCTTTGCCCAGAAAGCTCTTTCCTTTACCATCTGGGTATTCACAGCCCTATCTCAGTCTAGACTGAAAGTCACCTTCCAGGATGGCCTCTTCCAAGTGTGGAAACTGTAACCACACATATGAGCCTCTAGGCTTTACTTAGAATTCCACTTCTACTTCCCTTTTATTGCCTTTTAGCTCCTTCCCGACACATTTATTTGTGTGGTTTGTAGTCTGTGTCCAGTAGGGGGCAGGGTTTGTCTTTGTCTATGTAGCATCTAGCATAGTGGTGGATATACAGCTGGTATTAAATAAGTGATATTCTCAGCCACTACATTACACTAACCACACTAACGTTATAGTCTAGGATGTGTGTTAATGGGACAAAGGAATAGACATGTCatcttgggaggaaagggtgtcCTCACTGTTGCCCAGGTCCTGTGTTCTGTGCCACTGGGTCATATCACTCTTCAAGTGGTCCCTTTTGTCACCACAATGAAGGCTATCACTTTAGGTAGGCCTTTCATAAACTGGGCCACGCCCAGCCCTCTAACCTTATCTCTCTCTGCGCCCCAGCTTTCTCTCATCTCTGAGGCTATTTGGTGTCAATGGGTATGACTCTCCTGTGTCTCCCGGTTTTTGCATGCTTTCCTCAGCCACCACTTCTACCTAGCTGACTCTCACTCTCACAGAACCTCTTCAGAACTCTTCCCTGAAGCCACCTCCTGGGCTAgagcccccacccacccacatgaGGTCTAAGGACACCCGAATGTTTCTCGAATCACAgtgtgtttcttcttcctttaaaattcacCTCGCATTTTCTCTACTAAAGCTGATATTTATGGAGCCTTTACTAAGTGCTGAGAGCTTACTAGAGGGAGGCCTCATATGCGACATTGTTGTCCTGCAACAACCCTGGGTGACATGAGGGTCATTTCATTGAGGAGGAATTTGAAGCCCAGAGAGTTTAAGACTGCTGTCCAGGTGTGAAGCTGGGCCTTGAATCCAGAGTTCCCATGCCAGGCCTAACACTCACAACCAGGATGCCATCATGTGCTTCTCAGGAGGCATTTGACAGGCACAGAGTGAGCACTTAGCTCATATGGGCTGCACAGTTGTTGATGCCTCTTTTGTGCTGTGTGTCTGTCCCCATCTCCAGACTTCTTCATTGTGTCACTGAATCTTTTAGGGAAAAAGCAAGTGGAGCCATAACAATACACAAAGGCCACTCAGTGGCCATGAACAGATAAGAAGCCTTCACTGAACTATAAGGAGATCCAGGGAAAGTGCATGCATTTCATTTCTGTGGGCCCTTGTGCTTGGTGTGATGCAGGAGCACAGGGCTGGAGGCATCACAGGAGACATGGAGATGGTTTGTCTGGTCACATCACTGTTTTCTAACTGTCCCAGGTCTAGGCTTTGAAGGCCCTCATGGATAGAGAAGGTTCCAAACCTCTTTTTTAATCTAATGATTGAggtagaggctgaggcagggagtcATTACTGTCAATCTTGAGGCAGGTGCCTGATTAAATGCTTCACCAAGATGAGTGGTTGGTTTGCTGCAGTACACTGTAGGAACTCTTTCTCTGCAAACAGcagcccccccctctctctctttctctctctctctctctctctctctctctctctcctctctctctctctctctctctctcgtggtgtgtgtgtgtgtgtgtgtgtgtgtgtgtgtgatctgtatCCATGTAGCTGGTGTGGCCTGAGGTTTGGAAAGGCCCGGTTGGTCTTGAGACTGGAAACATACAATAGAGCCAAAGGGTTTATTATCATTTGTTGATTAAAATCATAGTCAGAGATGGAGGCCTGGGGATAGAGTTTTACAATCAAGCTCAGTCCATCTAAAAAGCCCACCCTATACTAGCATTGCACAGAGATACTCCAAGGCTCAAGAGCTGGACTGGCTATCCATGAACCTAAGAGCATAAGCTTTATTCTGGGTATAGTATGGCCTCTACTGACATTCCTGTAGTAGAGGAGGGTGGGGACAtgtggagaggaaagaaaaagtgatTAAGGGATAGACTTCTTCACCTTGTGCAGTTTTTATGATGGCTTCATGGCTTGCTGGACGTTTGGTAGGAACTAAGTTGAAGATCCCCTGTTATGGATCATTGTTTGGACATATCTCAGGAGACTTGAGTCTCCAATAAGTGGGCAAGAGAACAAACAGAAGGGCCTGGGAGCagctatgcatgtgtgtatgtatgtgtatagcaGGTATGTATGCTCGTGTGTATGTAATGTATAGCAGGTGGTATGCTCATGCGTAGCTGACTGTGTAagcacagagccactgagaggaCAAGTTGGAATCAGTCCCAGGGTTGTGTTTACTCTCAAGTTGCTGCACCGCATGATTCTTCAGAAGcaaatggagatggaggagtacATGTGAGTTCATAGTCTAAATTCCTGATTCTATGCCTGCACAGTGTTAAGTGCATAAAAAACAATGATAGTTAGCAATTTTTACTGAAACCTCTAGGATGCCACCCTTCCCTCCTTGGCCATGCTGTGGTCTCTGGTAGGCATCAGCACTAAAAAGTAGCCTCTGGTTTCCTGTTCCAGGATATCTGGGGCCATGAAACTTTGCTGGGTTATAGACTCTGTGGCCACATGGTATGTGTTTCCTAGGACAGGCTTACTGTATACACTATCAAATGGTTGACTTCATGCCTACCTCTGTGCCCATCAAGTTCTTTATTGGAGTTTCTGCTTAGGGAAAGCATGGTCCTGAAGGCTGCAGGCCTCGGGAGAAGGAAGTGGGGTCCTGGCCATGGAACTGGAGCTGGGATAGGAAGAACTTGGTGCTGCTTTTTGGGTAGTCTCAACCGAGGCCCTAAGTCTAGGCTCAGTCTAGATGTTGTACCTTTTTGGGTTGGGGCAGATGGATCAGAGCCTCAAGCAGCAGGGGTTATTTCTGTGAGTCCTAAACACACTAAAGCCTTTCCCCTACCCATCTCACTTCTAGAaactttttctcatttcttctgctTCACTGGTTGGGCTGCCAGCACCACCATCCTAGATAGTAGGCCCTCAGCTGAACTCCTGTCTGACCCTGACACAGCAGCCTAAGAGATCTTCAAATCCAATTATGGCCTTTACCATTTCCATGCCTACAATCCTTCAGTGGCTGCTCAGCTTGCTTAGTGTGAAACACAGATTCCACTACTGATAAATCTGCCCTCGCCCAGCCctcagcctcagcttcctcttgATATGGTTGATTCTCCACTGATAAGGCCCAGGAGAAGTTTCTGGGATGGGGAATGCCAGAAATCCAATATGGTGGTTCCTGGCCAGCTGTGACTGCATTTAAAACCTGACTAGTGGTCCTGAAGACTTGAATCTtaacattatttaattttaagtaatGACCACAGATGGCTAGTGGCTCCTGGCTTTGGACAACCCAATGACACACCTTCCAGCTCTTTTTCAAGGACCACATAGACCCAGCCTTTGTCCCCTAGaagcttttcttccttctctctggtaAGACCAGCCAGGGTCCTTGGAGCTGAGTGGGGGTGACCCATTTCCCAACTCAAGTTGCTATTCTTGTACTAACATCCCTAAAcccacaaacaaaaatcacaaaacttTAATTAGTCAGAAGTCTAAGAACTTAAATCCTCAGTTGATGGGGATTTtaggaagaggggaaaaaatcctgggccagcaagatggctcagtaggtaaaagtgctGCCTGTGTCGGCTTCGTGAACAGAGTTTGATTCCTgcaacccacagtggaaggaaaaactgcctcccaagagttatcctctgacctcaatTAGtattgtgacacacacacacacacacacacttaagcaCAGGCATAAGAGAACACACACAGTAACATAGAGCTTAAAATACTAACAACTAACTAACCCTCATTGTCTCTTTGCATCTATCTTTCAGAGGGGAGGGGCCTTGGAAAACTCCATGTGGTCTGCCTACTCTTTGCAGGTGGCTGAGCAACAGTCCATGGGGAAAGGGGCCTATCCAGGACCACATTTCTTTTCAGCCTTTGGGCCAGGATCTTTGCATGGGACTCAATAATTAATAGCAATGATAATAAAAAAATGGTAGCTCCACCTACCATTTTGTTGATGGCTTCTGGTAGGGGGGGAGGTAATTTTCCAGGGTGGCTGGCTGTAGCCACTGATTTGTTGCCCATACTCCGGTGGATGGCACCATACCCTTGCACATATATTGGCAGCACTAACTGGAATCatgtattatgtttttaaaaagaagaaaaggcatgAAGTAGGGAGAAAAACATGTTGGGAAAAGTAGGGGAtagatatgataaaaatatattgtatacatgtatgaaattctcaaagaacaaataaaaatatttttaaaattgagctCCAAAGTTCCCTTTCTTGCCTCCATCTGCAGAAATGAAATGAGACTAATCATTGGGACCACTGGCCATTTGAGATCTCCCCATTATCTTCTAATTATCAATTTGACCAACCAAGTGGGCTCTGATTGTTCTGAAATATCCACAACCATAAGAATTCTGATAGCTAGAAGTCATCACTATCATGGCTAATGAGCACTGGCTCTATAGTATCTACACTGCAGGCACCAGAAAGGTCCTTTACTGGGCACAAATGCCATTGCTTCTCAAGCTAACCACAACCCAGAAGGGCCCAACTATTTTATAGGCAGACAAATGGAGTC
Coding sequences within it:
- the Elf5 gene encoding ETS-related transcription factor Elf-5 isoform X2, which encodes MLDSVTHSTFLPNTSFCDPLMSWTDLFSNEEYYPTFEHQTDADSSCLKTSGIKSQDCHSRTSLQSSHLWEFVRDLLLSPEENCGILEWEDREQGIFRVVKSEALAKMWGQRKKNDRMTYEKLSRALRYYYKTGILERVDRRLVYKFGKNAHGWQEDKL